From Apium graveolens cultivar Ventura chromosome 9, ASM990537v1, whole genome shotgun sequence, the proteins below share one genomic window:
- the LOC141687520 gene encoding ubiquitin carboxyl-terminal hydrolase 3-like: MTSAPDAPSKKRWLPLEANPDIMNQFLWGLGVREDEVGCYDVYGFDEELLEMVPKPVLAVLFLYPLTSQSEEERVEQDSVTKDQIKGVYFMRQTVGNACGTVGLLHAVGNITSEIHLLEDSYLDKFYKSTAGMDPMERALFLENDREMEVAHTVAASAGETEATDNVDTHFICFTCVDGQLYELDGRRAGPISHGATTPSSLLQDAGKVIQGMIAKNPSSMNFNLIAISKRVEGA, encoded by the exons ATGACGTCAGCACCAGACGCACCTTCTAAGAAACGATGGCTTCCTCTCGAAGCTAACCCCGATATTATGAACCAG TTTCTCTGGGGTCTCGGTGTTCGAGAGGACGAGGTAGGATGCTATGATGTTTATGGTTTTGATGAAGAACTCTTAGAAATGGTGCCCAAGCCAGTGCTTGCAGTTTTGTTTCTCTATCCCCTCACATCTCAG AGTGAAGAGGAGAGAGTGGAACAAGACAGTGTTACAAAG GATCAGATAAAGGGAGTTTACTTTATGCGACAAACTGTAGGAAATGCTTGCGGAACTGTTGGACTTCTTCATGCTGTTGGAAATATTACTTCAGAAATACATCTGC TTGAGGACTCATATCTGGATAAGTTTTACAAATCAACTGCCGGCATGGACCCAATGGAG CGTGCTTTATTCCTTGAAAATGACAGAGAAATGGAAGTTGCTCACACAGTAGCCGCTTCTGCCGGTGAAACTGAG GCTACAGATAATGTGGACACTCATTTCATCTGCTTCACATGCGTGGATG GACAACTTTACGAGCTTGATGGAAGGAGGGCAGGGCCAATTTCACATGGTGCTACCACCCCTAGCAGCTTATTACAG GATGCTGGAAAAGTTATACAAGGTATGATAGCAAAGAACCCAAGTTCGATGAATTTCAACTTAATTGCTATTTCGAAGAGGGTCGAAGGAGCTTGA